One segment of Echeneis naucrates chromosome 15, fEcheNa1.1, whole genome shotgun sequence DNA contains the following:
- the golga4 gene encoding golgin subfamily A member 4 isoform X2 yields MFKKLKQRINEEQSPQRSAQSPQQAQQMGSGDRRGSQTTPFHHDGSPTPSDREGSSKGTGSSPRGSINGDGSASPHREEPQSFAQKLQLKVPSMESLIRGGASRAENLFRSPSKENLVRSSSRESLTPLGENDSLGGPTYDPPSDIESEAEEPPGTAESLSKEQLLHRLLRVERSLGKYRGKYSELVTAYRTVQRDKEKTQAILSQSQDKALRRIGELREELQMDQQAKKHLQDEFDAALEEKDQMITVLQTQVALLKKRVKGVTDGALPPQDEAPQSDGAENSATQSPSKQEAVEPEVTEGEGNSDPTKLMEALQKRVKRQENLLQKCKEAMRTHKERSTQLASENETLQEQLQERLQELEKMKELHTTEKTKLITQLRDAKNHIEQLEQDKGMVIAETKRQMHETLEMKEEEVAQLRARLQQVTVQREELQEQKEKAEKSAFEELERALGVAQRAEEAKKQLQVQLEEHLKEVERANEEERKSLQQELTRVKQERSSEETVAGLEKHHTEALAAKEAEISARINKAVEECEEKFARLAKEREQQASLALEDAELQKTALRTEADNKVKEIQLELEAARTRILELESSLEKISQEGSSQSLEISSQLNELRDKHKEQISVLEEKHQEQLEKHRSTLTQQHNTAFEELKEKHRVDLETLLKDQELQFQAHAEDMNQKTIEKLDAKQAEVDMLSSELSEALTSKQLLQEKLVAAEDAQKDQEKRYQDQVVKHNKELANIKQEHKQTVGSIEKTLKEELNAMKIVLREKEKEINEHTSREKTLQEESDGTTQELHMKIKEVEELKQSLSQFQVESGSLKESNAQLSKISEELGQSKTDLECQFEAAKSDCLQKEKLLQGLEQQLQQLKRELSEQEKSFTAELNTKQEGQKCLKKQLEDEKAAHEKKMQSTVTEFETKLKSQETKMEKVKQKAKDMHESYKKKLQQNEEAMKKELAKKETELQQKEQQVQQKILEMAQTSSQGLSSAMSELQTNHKEELEKLHETHKHDTEELERRWQEKFGQQEEELNERHSLILQEKVQELEELSQQLGRSREENEQVMSEIKNLKEDLAIRETTVQKLQEELNEAAVKLESLSQGEALLKDQMEAVERNLNQAMNERNTLQDKLNTTQEESKEKLKTLSDKLEETERQLKTLEGSRCKESEDLQSKFEETAIQLQAKEADFQQQLIMISSQMEHYCRDVQSKVECGSNELYQRVECRLTELKDRLLCSQKRVGHLRNIIFMKVDRICTLEESLQQQTEENKNLCISLEQMTAQVNAHTEHIKALTHEKETHSQSISEKVQKIEELSEANRIISDSVKTNEMHISDLKSQLESSMKEKQEAINQLEQQYKEERQQMMETIERLGQETASALEQTDVLRNSLSEYETKFSQSDSTATSLQSRLEELQCQISDKDEALQRLTATVDNQSISKSEMDQVLSEKEQKVSGLTSELQSCVSQLTELQEQFALKTKECEQLTADLKQQHSIRESERKELVEQLQQAQMQCSQNGSLEQEMLGKLNALQEDNQKCKRELESQREEFERMKGEITKSKEESLKETEERLSAESARKVSELKKKAEQKIGQIKKQLTSQLEEKEQMIKALQTAMEELKNNEASGRQHTEILEERTKTLEEALVKLKEEQEKQLEQILSNEKHEKEKSLEEQKLLYEEKLSLVEKDAAHQGELKETKSALHEIEEKLKEATEQNGNLLTEINRLKEEVHEKEVQLDQQQSAQNQSKLQAETKVECSSVQQTGSMMEKMENHSPAQEDGDSLKNRLSQVTNEKEKIHKDFTRLQKDFRLMRKEHEQDLAYMKKELLEENEKKLKLELEDVEMKHNSAIKQLLREFNTQMALKEKEFDTAVKEAIEKAQSVEAELISSHRDESSQLKKVIAQKEDDLHKTVQKYEQVIQSREEEMGDRVWQVQKELEELKARSHSTSEMSMEDLQTQLAEKTTLLSEARLKEQEFVERIHSLEDKIKCFHRNTVVTHLGSTFKDPAFNSSDALAEATEMEYLKKVLFEYMMGRETKTMAKVITSMLKFPPEQAQKVLDKEDSKTIPWLR; encoded by the exons GGCTCCTCTAAAGGAACAGGAAGCTCTCCCAGAGGTAGCATCAATGGCGATGGAAGTGCTTCTCCTCAT agagaagagccGCAGTCATTTGCCCAGAAACTGCAATTAAAAGTTCCTTCAATGGAGTCGTTGATTCGCGGTGGTGCCAGTCGTGCAGAAAACTTGTTCCGCTCTCCCTCCAAAGAGAACCTGGTCCGAAGCTCGTCACGCGAGTCCCTGACACCTTTGGGAGAAAATGATTCCCTGGGCGGTCCTACATATGATCCTCCCTCAGATATTGAGAGTGAAGCTGAGGAGCCACCAGGAACTGCAGAGTCCCTTTCAAAAGAACAGCTGCTACACCGATTACTTCGAGTGGAGAGGAGTCTTGGGAAATACAGAGGGAAGTACTCAGAG CTGGTTACTGCGTACCGAACAGTTCAAcgagataaagaaaaaacacag gCCATCCTCAGTCAGAGTCAAGACAAAGCGCTCAGAAGGATTGGGGAGCTACGGGAG GAGCTTCAAATGGACCAGCAGGCCAAGAAACATCTACAGGATGAATTTGATGCTGCACTGGAGGAGAAAGACCAGATGATCACTGTCCTTCAAACACAG GTTGCTCTGTTGAAGAAACGAGTTAAGGGGGTCACTGATGGGGCTCTGCCACCTCAAGATGAGGCCCCTCAATCTGATGGTGCTGAAAACTCTGCCACACAAAGTCCTTCTAAACAGGAAGCAGTAGAGCCTGAAGTCACTGAGG GAGAGGGCAACAGTGATCCAACCAAACTGATGGAGGCTCTACAGAAGCGAGTGAAGAGACAGGAAAACCTTCTGCAGAAATGCAAAGAAGCGATGCGCACACACAAGGAGCGGAGCACCCAACTAGCCAGTGAGAATGAAACTttgcaggagcagctgcaggagagacTGCAGGAGTTGGAGAAGATGAAG GAACtgcacacaacagaaaagacCAAGTTGATCACTCAGCTCCGTGAcgccaagaaccacattgaacAGCTGGAGCAGGACAAG GGAATGGTGATTGCTGAGACTAAGCGTCAGATGCATGAGACACTGGAGATGAAAGAAGAGGAGGTTGCGCAGCTTCGTGCCCGGCTGCAGCAGGTTACTGTCCAAAGAGAAGAATTacaggaacagaaagaaaaggctgAGAAATCAG CGTTTGAAGAACTTGAGCGAGCACTGGGTGTTGCTCAGAGGGCAGAGGAGGCCaaaaagcagctgcaggttCAGCTGGAGGAGCATCTGAAAGAAGTGGAAAGAGCAAAcgaagaagagaggaaaagtcTGCAGCAGGAACTGACCCGAGTTAAACAGGAG AGATCTTCAGAGGAAACAGTGGCTGGTTTGGAAAAACACCACACTGAGGCTCTGGCTGCAAAAGAAGCAGAGATCAGTGCCAGAATCAACAAAGCGGTG GAGGAGTGTGAAGAGAAGTTTGCCCGATTGGCTAAGGAGCGTGAACAACAGGCCTCTCTGGCTCTGGAGGACGCAGAGTTACAGAAGACAGCTCTGAGGACAGAAGCTGATAACAAGGTTAAAGAGATACAGCTTGAGCTGGAAGCTGCAAGGACG AGAATACTGGAGCTGGAGAGCTCCCTGGAGAAGATCTCACAAGAAGGATCAAGTCAGTCTCTCGAAATTTCCAGTCAGTTGAATGAGCTGAGGGATAAACATAAAGAGCAAATCTCTGTATTAGAGGAAAAGCACCAGGAGCAGCTGGAAAAGCACAGGAGCACCCTTACTCAGCAACATAACACTGCTTTTGAAGAGCtcaaggaaaaacacagagttGATTTGGAGACTCTTTTGAAGGACCAAGAGCTACAGTTCCAAGCACATGCTGAAGACATGAACCAGAAAACAATAGAGAAACTGGATGCAAAGCAGGCAGAGGTAGACATGCTTTCCTCTGAACTCTCTGAGGCTTTAACAAGCAAACAGCTTCTGCAGGAGAAGTTGGTCGCAGCTGAAGATGCTCAGAAAGATCAAGAAAAGAGATATCAGGATCAGGTggtaaaacacaacaaagagctCGCAAACATCAAACAGGAGCACAAGCAGACAGTTGGAAGTATAGAGAAGACTCTGAAGGAGGAGCTTAACGCAATGAAGATTGTCCtaagggaaaaggaaaaggaaattaatGAGCATACTTCTAGAGAAAAAACACTACAAGAGGAATCAGATGGCACTACACAAGAACTACATATGAAGATTAAGGAAGTGGAGGAGTTGAAGCAGAGTTTGTCACAGTTCCAGGTGGAAAGTGGGAGCCTAAAGGAGTCTAATGCACAGTTAAGCAAGATCTCAGAGGAGCTTGGTCAATCTAAGACAGATTTGGAGTGTCAGTTTGAAGCTGCAAAAAGTGACTGTCTACAAAAAGAGAAGTTGCTTCAAGGTCTAGAGCAGCAGTTACAACAGCTCAAACGCGAGCTCTCTGAGCAGGAGAAGTCATTTACTGCTGAATTGAACACCAAGCAGGAAGGACAGAAATGCCTCAAGAAGCAGCTTGAAGACGAAAAAGCTGCCCATGAGAAGAAGATGCAAAGCACTGTAACTGAGTTTGAAACTAAGCTGAAATCACAGGAAACGAAAATGGAAAAGGTCAAGCAGAAAGCCAAAGATATGCACGAGAGTTACAAGAAAAAGCTTCAGCAAAATGAAGAGGCCATGAAGAAGGAACTtgcaaagaaagagacagagcttCAGCAGAAAGAGCAACAAGTACAGCAGAAGATACTTGAAATGGCCCAAACCAGCTCCCAAGGTCTCAGCAGTGCGatgtcagagctgcagaccAACCACAAGGAAGAATTGGAGAAGCTTCATGAAACCCATAAGCATGACACTGAGGAGTTGGAGCGTCGTTGGCAGGAGAAATTTGGACAACAAGAAGAGGAATTAAATGAGAGGCATTCACTCATACTACAGGAGAAAGTACAGGAACTGGAGGAACTATCACAGCAACTTGgcagaagcagagaggagaatgAACAGGTAATGAGtgaaataaagaatttaaaGGAGGACCTGGCAATTCGAGAAACCACTGTGCAGAAGCTGCAAGAGGAGCTTAATGAAGCAGCGGTCAAGCTGGAGAGTTTGTCTCAGGGTGAAGCGTTGCTGAAAGATCAAATGGAAGCAGTGGAGAGGAACCTTAACCAAGCTATGAATGAGCGAAACACCCTCCAAGACaaactcaacacaacacaggaggagagcaaagagaagtTAAAGACCTTGTCTGATAAGTTGGAGGAAACGGAGCGGCAGCTTAAGACACTGGAGGGTTCCAGATGTAAGGAAAGTGAGGATTTACAGAGTAAATTTGAGGAAACTGCCATTCAGCTACAAGCCAAGGAAGCAGATTTCCAGCAGCAATTAATCATGATCAGCAGCCAAATGGAGCATTACTGTAGGGACGTTCAGTCTAAAGTGGAGTGTGGATCTAATGAACTCTATCAGAGAGTCGAATGTAGGTTGACAGAGTTGAAAGATAGACTGCTGTGTAGTCAGAAAAGGGTAGGACATCTTAGAAATATTATCTTCATGAAGGTGGATAGAATTTGCACTTTAGAGGAGAGTCTCCAGCAGCAgactgaagaaaacaagaatctATGCATTTCATTAGAACAGATGACTGCTCAGGTAAATGCTCACACAGAGCATATCAAAGCCTTAACACACGAGAAGGAGACTCATTCTCAGTCTATCAGTGAAAAAGTTCAGAAAATCGAGGAGCTGAGTGAAGCAAACAGAATCATATCAGATAGCGTGAAAACGAATGAGATGCATATCAGTGACTTGAAAAGTCAGCTTGAGAGTAGCATGAAAGAGAAGCAGGAAGCCATAAATCAGCTGGAGCAACAGTATAAAGAGGAGAGACAACAAATGATGGAGACCATTGAAAGATTAGGGCAGGAGACAGCATCTGCATTAGAGCAGACAGATGTGCTTAGGAACAGTCTGTCTGAGTATGAGACAAAGTTCAGCCAGAGTGACAGCACTGCCACATCTCTGCAGAGCAGGCTGGAAGAACTGCAATGCCAAATCTCTGACAAGGATGAAGCTCTGCAAAGGTTGACAGCCACTGTTGACAATCAGTCCATCAGCAAGTCTGAGATGGACCAGGTTTTAAgtgagaaggagcagaaagtCAGCGGACTTACCTCTGAGCTTCAGAGCTGTGTCAGCCAACTCACTGAGCTCCAGGAGCAGTTTGCCTTAAAGACAAAAGAGTGCGAGCAACTTACAGCCGAtctcaaacagcagcacagcatcagggagagtgagagaaaagagttggtagagcagctgcagcaggcccagatgcagtgcagtcagaacGGGAGCTTGGAGCAGGAGATGTTAGGAAAGCTAAATGCGCTCCAGGAAGACAACCAAAAGTGCAAACGTGAACTTGAAAGTCAAAGGGAGGAATTTGAGAGGATGAAAGGTGAAATCACCAAGAGCAAGGAGGAGAGTCTGAAGGAAACCGAGGAGAGGTTATCTGCAGAGAGCGCACGGAAAGTAtcagagctgaagaagaaagCTGAGCAGAAAATTGGTCAGATTAAAAAACAACTAACTTCACAGCTTGAGGAAAAGGAGCAGATGATAAAAGCTCTTCAGACTGCCATGGAGGAACTGAAGAACAACGAAGCATCTGGCAGACAACATACAGAAATATTAGAGGagagaacaaaaacactggAGGAAGCCCTGGTAAAGCTcaaagaggagcaggaaaaaCAGCTTGAGCAGATTCTGAGTAATGAGAAGCATGAGAAAGAAAAGTCTCTGGAAGAACAGAAGCTCTTGTATGAGGAGAAGCTGTCCTTGGTTGAGAAAGATGCAGCGCATCAAGGGGaactcaaagaaacaaaatcagCTCTGCATGAAATCgaggagaagctgaaggaggcAACGGAGCAGAATGGAAACCTTCTTACAGAAATAAATCGGCTGAAAGAAGAAGTACACGAGAAGGAAGTCCAACTTGATCAACAACAATCTGCCCAAAATCAATCAAAACTTCAGGCTGAAACGAAGGTGGAATGTAGCAGCGTGCAGCAAACTGGGAGCATGATGGAAAAGATGGAAAACCACTCACCAGCGCAGGAAGACGGCGATTCTCTCAAGAACAGACTGAGCCAGGTGACGAACGAGAAGGAGAAAATCCATAAGGACTTTACTCGGCTACAGAAAGATTTCCGGCTTATGAGAAAGGAGCACGAACAGGACCTGGCATACATGAAGAAAGAGCTGTTAGAGGAGAATGAGAAAAAGCTAAA ATTGGAGTTGGAAGATGTGGAAATGAAGCACAATTCTGCCATCAAGCAGTTACTGAGAGAGTTCAACACGCAAATGGCCTTGAAAGAGAAGGAGTTTGATACGGCAGTAAAAGAAGCCATTG AAAAGGCCCAGAGTGTTGAAGCCGAGCTCATCAGTAGTCACCGTGACGAGTCCAGCCAGCTGAAGAAGGTGATCGCCCAGAAGGAGGATGATTTGCACAAAACTGTTCAAAAATATGAACAAGTCATCCAg agtcgagaggaggagatgggagaCAGAGTGTGGCAGGTTCAGAAGGAACTGGAGGAGTTGAAAGCGAGAAGCCACAGCACATCTGAG ATGAGCATGGAAGACCTACAG ACCCAGCTCGCTGAGAAGACCACTTTGCTGAGCGAGGCCCGGCTGAAGGAGCAGGAGTTCGTGGAACGG ATTCACTCGCTTGAGGACAAGATTAAATGCTTCCACCGAAATACAGTTGTAACTCATCTTGGGAGCACATTCAAAG ATCCTGCATTTAACAGCAGTGATGCTCTTGCAGAAGCCACTGAGATGGAGTACCTGAAGAAGGTGTTGTTTGAATACATGATGGGACGGGAAACAAAA ACGATGGCCAAAGTGATTACCTCCATGCTCAAGTTTCCTCCAGAACAAGCGCAAAAGGTTTTGGACAAAGAGGATTCGAAAACAATT CCGTGGTTACGATGA